A region from the Curtobacterium sp. MCBA15_012 genome encodes:
- a CDS encoding ABC transporter permease — protein sequence MSAVGTRPTGGPGGPRRTAAAVGTRPTGGAVGTAGPRPPRERAGRSGGAPRPRRFGVAPSRVTAAIVLVVVGLVSAVPFVALVQFTFRQGTDGGLTLDHYAAIVDPANAATYQPVFDGLGASLLIALITVGIVLLVLLPAQVITAMRYPRLRRVLEFVCLVPITVPVVVLVVGFVPVYQVVAQVLGSDAWTLSFAVGIVALPFAFRPIATALTAVDVTTLSEAARTLGASWWTVTWRILLPNLRRGITAACFLTITVVLGEYTLASFLSRTTFQTALLLVQSTDPYVAAVFSLAALLFGFVLLVLIGRVGVSRRSRTKESA from the coding sequence GTGAGCGCCGTCGGCACGCGTCCGACGGGTGGGCCCGGCGGCCCGCGTCGGACGGCAGCCGCCGTCGGCACGCGTCCGACGGGCGGCGCGGTGGGCACCGCCGGCCCGCGTCCGCCGCGTGAACGGGCGGGCCGGTCTGGAGGCGCGCCCCGCCCCCGCCGCTTCGGCGTCGCCCCGTCACGGGTCACCGCGGCGATCGTGCTGGTCGTCGTCGGCCTCGTGAGTGCCGTCCCGTTCGTCGCCCTCGTGCAGTTCACCTTCCGCCAGGGGACCGACGGCGGCCTGACCCTCGACCACTACGCCGCGATCGTCGACCCGGCGAACGCGGCCACCTACCAGCCGGTGTTCGACGGGCTCGGGGCGTCCCTGCTCATCGCCCTCATCACGGTCGGGATCGTGCTGCTCGTGCTGCTGCCCGCGCAGGTCATCACCGCGATGCGGTACCCGCGGCTCCGGCGCGTGCTCGAGTTCGTCTGCCTCGTGCCGATCACCGTGCCGGTCGTCGTGCTCGTCGTCGGGTTCGTCCCCGTGTACCAGGTGGTGGCGCAGGTCCTCGGGTCGGACGCGTGGACGCTCTCGTTCGCCGTCGGGATCGTGGCGCTGCCGTTCGCGTTCCGTCCGATCGCGACCGCGCTGACCGCCGTCGACGTCACGACCCTGTCCGAGGCCGCCCGCACGCTCGGGGCCTCGTGGTGGACCGTGACGTGGCGCATCCTGCTGCCGAACCTCCGCCGCGGGATCACCGCCGCGTGCTTCCTCACCATCACCGTCGTCCTCGGCGAGTACACCCTCGCCTCGTTCCTGTCCCGGACCACGTTCCAGACCGCGCTGCTGCTCGTGCAGTCGACCGACCCGTACGTCGCGGCGGTGTTCTCGCTCGCCGCACTGCTGTTCGGCTTCGTGCTGCTCGTCCTCATCGGCCGCGTCGGGGTGTCCCGCAGGTCCCGCACCAAGGAGTCCGCATGA
- a CDS encoding MalY/PatB family protein, with protein MSVMVSPFDARRDRTSEKYTAYPADVLPMFVAEMDSVPAEPIREALARAVTNGDTGYLGHTRVLPEVFADFAARRWGWDVDPDLVRTTTDVSVAAVEVLRRVIAPGDQVVVMPPVYPPFWDYVHEAGGVVTEVPLVAPEGEPDPFGTTAGWRIDLDGLRRAFAEGARTVLLCNPHNPLGLVHPRESLVALAQLAAEWDAVVVSDEIHAPLTHADAVFTPFLTCGPEAVEHGVALTSASKAWNLAGTKCALMVGASDRARGWFDGLPVEVVERTGILGYTASVAAFRDGEPWLASVLAELAANRRVLAEELGTLLPGAGYRQPQASYLAWLDLRALPWGDDPALLLVERAKVALTNGRDFGRQGVGHARLNFGCSEETLREGLARLAAAR; from the coding sequence ATGAGCGTCATGGTCTCGCCGTTCGATGCCCGCCGCGACCGCACGAGCGAGAAGTACACCGCGTACCCCGCCGACGTACTGCCGATGTTCGTCGCCGAGATGGACTCCGTGCCCGCCGAACCGATCCGCGAGGCCCTCGCCCGAGCCGTCACGAACGGGGACACCGGCTACCTCGGGCACACCCGGGTCCTGCCCGAGGTGTTCGCCGACTTCGCCGCTCGCCGGTGGGGGTGGGACGTCGACCCCGACCTCGTCCGGACCACCACGGACGTGTCCGTCGCGGCCGTCGAGGTGCTGCGCCGGGTGATCGCCCCGGGTGACCAGGTCGTCGTGATGCCGCCCGTGTACCCGCCGTTCTGGGACTACGTGCACGAGGCCGGCGGGGTCGTGACCGAGGTCCCGCTCGTCGCCCCCGAGGGCGAACCGGACCCGTTCGGCACCACGGCCGGGTGGCGGATCGACCTCGACGGCCTGCGCCGGGCCTTCGCCGAGGGCGCCCGCACCGTGCTGCTCTGCAACCCGCACAACCCGCTCGGGCTCGTGCACCCCCGGGAGTCGCTCGTCGCCCTCGCGCAGCTCGCGGCCGAGTGGGACGCCGTGGTGGTGTCGGACGAGATCCACGCGCCGCTCACGCACGCCGACGCGGTGTTCACGCCCTTCCTGACCTGTGGGCCCGAGGCGGTCGAGCACGGGGTCGCCCTGACGAGCGCGAGCAAGGCGTGGAACCTGGCCGGGACGAAGTGCGCGCTCATGGTGGGCGCGTCCGACCGTGCCCGGGGCTGGTTCGACGGCCTGCCCGTCGAGGTCGTCGAGCGGACGGGCATCCTCGGCTACACCGCGAGCGTGGCGGCGTTCCGCGACGGCGAGCCATGGCTGGCGTCAGTCCTGGCGGAGCTCGCGGCGAACCGACGGGTGCTCGCCGAGGAGCTCGGCACACTGCTGCCCGGCGCGGGGTACCGGCAGCCGCAGGCGTCGTACCTGGCCTGGCTCGACCTGCGGGCCCTGCCGTGGGGCGACGACCCCGCGCTGCTCCTGGTCGAGCGGGCGAAGGTCGCGCTGACGAACGGGCGGGACTTCGGGCGGCAGGGGGTCGGGCACGCCCGGCTCAACTTCGGGTGCTCCGAGGAGACCCTGCGTGAGGGGCTCGCCCGCCTGGCCGCCGCCCGCTGA
- a CDS encoding NAD(P)H-hydrate dehydratase — MSPEPITPNALRQWPLPEPGAGKYGRGQVLVIGGAARTPGAAMLSALAALRVGAGRLTLAVAASVAAEVSVAVPESGVQPLDEDDAGHIAVGAIDAAADDAGSADAVLIGPGLDHPDGARDLVARIADVVGPETKVVLDAFALGVAADVADRLEPLRGRLVMTPNSGEAERLLGRDCGEDDVADAREIAERFGAVVALSDVVAAPDGRVWVKGTGAGGLGTSGSGDVLSGVVVGLLARGADPAQAAAWASSVHAAAGDRLAVQVGPLGYLASELLAEIPRVLVELGG, encoded by the coding sequence GTGTCGCCTGAGCCGATCACCCCGAACGCCCTGCGGCAGTGGCCGCTCCCGGAGCCCGGCGCGGGCAAGTACGGCCGTGGGCAGGTGCTCGTCATCGGGGGAGCGGCACGGACACCGGGTGCGGCGATGCTCTCGGCGCTCGCCGCACTCCGGGTCGGCGCGGGGCGGCTCACCCTCGCCGTCGCGGCGAGCGTCGCAGCGGAGGTGTCCGTCGCCGTCCCGGAGTCCGGCGTCCAGCCCCTCGACGAGGACGACGCCGGCCACATCGCGGTCGGCGCGATCGACGCGGCCGCGGACGACGCCGGCAGCGCGGACGCGGTCCTGATCGGCCCCGGACTCGACCATCCCGACGGTGCTCGTGACCTCGTGGCACGGATCGCGGACGTCGTCGGACCGGAGACGAAGGTCGTGCTCGACGCCTTCGCGCTCGGCGTCGCGGCGGACGTGGCCGACCGCCTCGAACCCCTGCGCGGACGCCTCGTGATGACCCCGAACAGCGGCGAGGCCGAACGGCTGCTCGGACGGGACTGCGGCGAGGACGACGTCGCCGACGCCCGGGAGATCGCCGAGCGGTTCGGCGCGGTCGTCGCACTGTCGGACGTCGTCGCCGCACCGGACGGCCGGGTCTGGGTGAAGGGCACCGGTGCCGGAGGCCTGGGGACCAGCGGGAGCGGCGACGTCCTCTCCGGTGTCGTCGTCGGGCTGCTCGCACGTGGGGCCGACCCGGCACAGGCGGCGGCGTGGGCGTCCTCCGTGCACGCCGCGGCGGGCGACCGTCTCGCCGTGCAGGTCGGCCCGCTCGGCTACCTGGCGAGCGAACTGCTCGCCGAGATCCCGCGCGTGCTGGTGGAGCTCGGCGGCTGA
- a CDS encoding ABC transporter ATP-binding protein, protein MTVTAPAAPASLAAEGAAVELEAVEKHYGTHRALAGLSLRIEPGEFVSLLGPSGCGKTTALRALAGLEAIDAGAIRIDGADVAHTPVERRDIGMVFQQYSLFPHMTVRQNVSFGLEMRRVPPVERRSRVVDALDMVHLGDFADRYPHQLSGGQQQRVALARALVTRPRVLLLDEPLSALDAKVRVSLRDEIRRIQSDLGITTVFVTHDQEEALAVSDRIAVMHDGGIEQVGTPEELYRTPSSAFTADFVGQSNRLRGDLRGGDVFVYGFRVPALDGSAPDGPVIAHVRPEDVAFAAEGVTGTVVASSFLGSIRRTTVRLDDDTVVTVQHEVGDRRTPGDPVALRLLGAPVAVARLV, encoded by the coding sequence ATGACCGTCACCGCCCCAGCCGCACCGGCGTCCCTCGCCGCCGAGGGCGCGGCCGTCGAGCTCGAGGCCGTCGAGAAGCACTACGGCACGCACCGCGCCCTGGCCGGGCTGTCGCTCCGCATCGAGCCGGGGGAGTTCGTCTCGCTGCTCGGACCGTCGGGCTGCGGCAAGACCACCGCGCTCCGGGCGCTCGCCGGGCTCGAGGCGATCGACGCCGGCGCGATCCGCATCGACGGTGCCGACGTCGCGCACACCCCGGTGGAGCGGCGGGACATCGGCATGGTGTTCCAGCAGTACTCGCTGTTCCCGCACATGACGGTGCGCCAGAACGTGTCGTTCGGGCTCGAGATGCGACGGGTCCCGCCCGTCGAGCGCCGCTCCCGGGTCGTCGACGCGCTCGACATGGTGCACCTCGGGGACTTCGCCGACCGCTACCCGCACCAGCTCTCGGGCGGCCAGCAGCAGCGCGTCGCCCTCGCCCGCGCGCTCGTCACCCGCCCCCGGGTCCTGCTGCTCGACGAGCCGCTGTCGGCGCTCGACGCCAAGGTGCGCGTGTCCCTCCGCGACGAGATCCGACGCATCCAGAGCGACCTCGGCATCACCACCGTGTTCGTCACCCACGACCAGGAGGAGGCGCTCGCCGTCTCCGACCGGATCGCGGTGATGCACGACGGCGGCATCGAGCAGGTCGGGACGCCCGAGGAGCTCTACCGCACCCCGTCGTCGGCGTTCACGGCGGACTTCGTCGGGCAGTCGAACCGGCTCCGGGGCGACCTGCGCGGCGGGGACGTGTTCGTGTACGGCTTCCGGGTGCCCGCGCTCGACGGCTCGGCACCCGACGGTCCGGTGATCGCACACGTCCGGCCCGAGGACGTCGCCTTCGCCGCAGAGGGCGTCACCGGCACGGTCGTGGCCTCGAGCTTCCTCGGCTCGATCCGGCGCACCACGGTCCGGCTCGACGACGACACCGTCGTGACCGTCCAGCACGAGGTCGGTGATCGCCGCACCCCGGGCGACCCGGTCGCGCTGCGCCTGCTCGGCGCCCCGGTCGCGGTCGCGCGGCTCGTGTAG
- the nagB gene encoding glucosamine-6-phosphate deaminase has product MEIIILPTPAEVGRVAAAKIASVVTEKPSAVVGLATGSSPQGIYADLRRRVEAGEVSFGAARGFALDEYVGIPLEHPESYASVIARDVVEPLGFDPARVRVPDGRAADLAFAAKEYDAAIRAAGGVDVQILGIGANGHIGFNEPTSSFASRTRIKTLAPSTREANARFFDSLDQVPTHCMTQGLGTILEARELVLVAQGSAKADAVAAAVEGPLSSFVPGSALQLHEHATVVVDEEAAAGLRLADYYRYTYANKPEWQRFE; this is encoded by the coding sequence GTGGAGATCATCATCCTGCCGACGCCGGCCGAGGTCGGGCGTGTGGCCGCAGCGAAGATCGCGTCCGTCGTGACCGAGAAGCCGTCCGCCGTCGTGGGCCTGGCGACGGGGTCGAGTCCGCAGGGGATCTACGCCGACCTGCGACGCCGGGTCGAGGCGGGGGAGGTGTCGTTCGGCGCCGCCCGCGGGTTCGCGCTCGACGAGTACGTCGGCATCCCGCTCGAGCACCCGGAGTCCTACGCGAGCGTCATCGCCCGGGACGTCGTGGAGCCGCTCGGGTTCGACCCCGCTCGGGTCCGCGTGCCGGACGGCCGGGCCGCCGACCTGGCGTTCGCGGCCAAGGAGTACGACGCCGCGATCCGCGCCGCTGGTGGGGTCGACGTGCAGATCCTCGGCATCGGGGCGAACGGGCACATCGGGTTCAACGAGCCGACGTCGTCGTTCGCCTCGCGCACCCGCATCAAGACGCTCGCACCCTCGACGCGCGAGGCCAACGCCCGCTTCTTCGACTCGCTCGACCAGGTGCCGACGCACTGCATGACGCAGGGGCTCGGGACGATCCTCGAGGCCCGCGAGCTCGTGCTCGTCGCCCAGGGATCCGCGAAGGCCGACGCCGTCGCCGCCGCGGTCGAGGGGCCGCTGTCGTCGTTCGTCCCCGGGTCGGCGCTGCAGCTGCACGAGCACGCGACGGTCGTCGTCGACGAGGAGGCCGCGGCCGGCTTGCGCCTCGCCGACTACTACCGGTACACGTACGCGAACAAGCCCGAGTGGCAGCGGTTCGAGTGA
- a CDS encoding YrdB family protein yields the protein MTNAPQSPVDWGEVPPPVDPAAPRHRLDGWGVLRIVVCAFGLLSLAIWGYWSWILPWPGYLFMVGAPLFAAVVWFFFRSPRSPIDTDVVGKVIVETALVVAAAACWVSIGLPVVGLVFVLVAAVSGVVAFRRETA from the coding sequence ATGACGAACGCACCGCAGAGCCCCGTCGACTGGGGCGAGGTCCCACCGCCCGTCGACCCGGCAGCGCCCCGTCACCGCCTGGACGGGTGGGGCGTCCTGCGCATCGTCGTGTGCGCGTTCGGCCTGCTGTCGCTCGCGATCTGGGGCTACTGGTCGTGGATCCTGCCCTGGCCCGGGTACCTGTTCATGGTCGGGGCGCCGCTGTTCGCCGCCGTCGTGTGGTTCTTCTTCCGGTCGCCGCGGTCGCCGATCGACACCGACGTCGTCGGCAAGGTGATCGTCGAGACCGCGCTGGTCGTGGCCGCCGCAGCGTGCTGGGTGTCGATCGGGCTGCCGGTGGTCGGGCTCGTGTTCGTGCTGGTGGCGGCGGTGTCCGGGGTGGTCGCGTTCCGTCGGGAGACGGCGTGA
- a CDS encoding NUDIX domain-containing protein, whose amino-acid sequence MPTPDFVLSLRAKIGTDLLWLTGVTAVVTRGEGDARELLVVRRADTGAYTPVTGIVDPGEEPAVAAEREVLEEADVVAVAERLAWVQVLPEMTYPNGDRAQYLDLVFACRWVSGTPAPADGENTEAFWAPLDALPEMSADMRARVAAALADEREARFER is encoded by the coding sequence ATGCCCACCCCCGACTTCGTCCTGTCCCTCCGCGCGAAGATCGGCACGGACCTGCTCTGGCTGACCGGTGTGACCGCCGTCGTGACCCGCGGCGAGGGCGACGCCCGCGAGCTGCTCGTCGTCCGTCGCGCTGACACGGGCGCGTACACGCCGGTGACGGGCATCGTCGACCCGGGCGAGGAGCCCGCGGTCGCCGCCGAACGCGAGGTCCTCGAGGAGGCCGACGTCGTCGCGGTCGCCGAACGTCTGGCGTGGGTGCAGGTCCTGCCCGAGATGACGTACCCGAACGGGGACCGCGCGCAGTACCTCGACCTGGTGTTCGCGTGCCGCTGGGTCTCCGGCACGCCCGCGCCCGCCGACGGCGAGAACACCGAGGCGTTCTGGGCACCGCTCGACGCGCTCCCCGAGATGTCCGCGGACATGCGGGCCCGCGTCGCCGCCGCACTGGCCGACGAGCGGGAGGCGCGCTTCGAGCGCTGA
- a CDS encoding histidine phosphatase family protein: MAVREIWLVRHGESEANVAAARAEADGADVIDAGHRDADVPLSPLGREQSRALGRELADRGVDDVPVQLWVSPYLRAQQTIRTALEAGGIDEPTRRVDERLRDRELGVLDLLTRQGVQHRYPDEERRRQWLGKYYHRPAGGESWADVMLRLRSLLHDVDRLDGPERLLVAAHDAVVMLTVAVCLDLDEPELMAFAAEHTVANASLTRLRRDTVGAPWSLEEFSAVGHLDDDEVTEHSGRKDDTRVA; encoded by the coding sequence ATGGCTGTCAGGGAGATCTGGCTCGTGCGCCACGGGGAGTCGGAGGCGAACGTCGCCGCTGCCCGCGCCGAGGCCGACGGAGCAGACGTGATCGACGCGGGACACCGGGACGCCGACGTCCCGCTGAGCCCGCTGGGTCGGGAGCAGTCGCGGGCGCTCGGCCGTGAGCTCGCGGACCGCGGCGTCGACGACGTGCCGGTGCAGCTCTGGGTGTCGCCGTACCTGCGGGCGCAGCAGACGATCCGCACCGCGCTCGAGGCGGGCGGCATCGACGAGCCCACCCGGCGCGTGGACGAACGGCTCCGGGACCGTGAGCTCGGCGTGCTCGACCTGCTCACCCGACAGGGCGTGCAGCACCGGTACCCGGACGAGGAACGCCGGCGGCAGTGGCTCGGCAAGTACTACCACCGGCCGGCGGGCGGGGAGTCCTGGGCGGACGTGATGCTGCGCCTCCGGTCGCTGCTGCACGACGTCGACCGGCTCGACGGACCGGAGCGGCTGCTCGTCGCGGCGCACGACGCCGTCGTGATGCTCACCGTGGCCGTGTGCCTCGACCTGGACGAACCGGAGCTGATGGCCTTCGCGGCCGAGCACACCGTGGCGAACGCCTCGCTCACGCGACTCCGACGGGACACCGTCGGCGCACCGTGGTCGCTCGAGGAGTTCTCGGCCGTCGGCCACCTCGACGACGACGAGGTCACCGAGCACAGCGGGCGGAAGGACGACACCCGTGTCGCCTGA
- a CDS encoding ABC transporter substrate-binding protein gives MQHTRTLAGIALAAAAVVTLAGCSATSSAATSSDTDWKTATSAQAGGGMDALVQAAKAEGKLNVIALPPTWANYGKIIAGFEKKYPGITITSANPNGSSADEVAAVKSQKGQSTAPDVLDLGNAVMQQNLGLLTDYKVANWSDIPEDLKDADGKWTRDYTGLMSIGYDSSKITKAPKDLNDLLGSEYKGKVSIAGDPTQANQAASAVYLAALENGGSADDITKGVDYFGKLKQAGNFQNVLPTQATVASGETPVVVQWSYNNLAWGPAAGASGNKNWKTVIPEGKALGSYYSQAINKDAPHPAAARLWQEYIASPEAQNLYLQAGAFPSTLAAMEQSGKVDADALKAAGGMPKDTVELTDAQVTEAAKVLAAKWSTTMGS, from the coding sequence GTGCAGCACACCCGTACCCTCGCCGGCATCGCCCTCGCCGCCGCGGCCGTCGTCACCCTCGCCGGCTGCTCGGCGACGAGCAGCGCGGCGACGTCGAGCGACACCGACTGGAAGACCGCCACCAGCGCCCAGGCAGGCGGCGGCATGGACGCCCTCGTGCAGGCCGCGAAGGCCGAGGGCAAGCTCAACGTCATCGCCCTCCCGCCCACCTGGGCGAACTACGGCAAGATCATCGCCGGCTTCGAGAAGAAGTACCCCGGCATCACGATCACCTCGGCGAACCCCAACGGGTCGAGCGCCGACGAGGTCGCCGCGGTGAAGTCGCAGAAGGGCCAGTCCACCGCCCCCGACGTGCTCGACCTCGGCAACGCCGTGATGCAGCAGAACCTCGGGCTGCTCACCGACTACAAGGTGGCGAACTGGTCGGACATCCCGGAGGACCTGAAGGACGCGGACGGCAAGTGGACCCGTGACTACACGGGCCTCATGTCGATCGGCTACGACTCCTCGAAGATCACCAAGGCGCCGAAGGACCTGAACGACCTGCTCGGCAGCGAGTACAAGGGCAAGGTCTCGATCGCGGGCGACCCGACGCAGGCGAACCAGGCCGCGAGCGCCGTGTACCTCGCCGCGCTCGAGAACGGCGGTTCGGCCGACGACATCACGAAGGGCGTCGACTACTTCGGCAAGCTCAAGCAGGCCGGCAACTTCCAGAACGTCCTGCCGACGCAGGCGACGGTGGCCTCGGGCGAGACCCCGGTCGTCGTGCAGTGGTCGTACAACAACCTCGCGTGGGGTCCGGCCGCCGGTGCGAGCGGGAACAAGAACTGGAAGACGGTCATCCCGGAGGGGAAGGCCCTCGGCTCGTACTACTCGCAGGCCATCAACAAGGACGCCCCGCACCCGGCGGCCGCGCGGCTCTGGCAGGAGTACATCGCCAGCCCGGAGGCGCAGAACCTGTACCTGCAGGCGGGCGCCTTCCCGTCGACCCTCGCCGCGATGGAGCAGTCCGGCAAGGTCGACGCCGACGCCCTCAAGGCCGCCGGTGGCATGCCGAAGGACACCGTCGAGCTGACCGACGCGCAGGTCACCGAGGCCGCGAAGGTCCTCGCTGCGAAGTGGTCCACCACGATGGGGTCCTGA
- a CDS encoding YdeI/OmpD-associated family protein, protein MRFTTTVLQARGTATGPPVPPEVVEALGAGGRPAVVVTIDGGYTYRSTIGVMGGQSLVPLSAEHRRAAGIAAGDTVDVTLEVDTLPRTVDVPEDLAHAFEAAGVRAAFETLSNSRQRALVDPVVQAKAPETRQRRIDKAVEALQG, encoded by the coding sequence ATGCGGTTCACGACGACGGTTCTGCAGGCACGGGGGACGGCCACCGGACCGCCCGTGCCGCCGGAGGTCGTCGAGGCGCTCGGCGCCGGGGGTCGCCCGGCCGTGGTCGTCACGATCGACGGCGGCTACACCTACCGGTCCACGATCGGGGTGATGGGCGGACAGTCGCTCGTCCCGCTGTCGGCCGAGCACCGCCGCGCTGCGGGCATCGCGGCCGGGGACACCGTCGACGTCACGCTCGAGGTCGACACCCTGCCGCGGACCGTCGACGTGCCGGAGGACCTGGCGCACGCGTTCGAGGCGGCCGGGGTGCGGGCGGCGTTCGAGACGCTGTCGAACTCACGGCAGCGCGCGCTCGTCGACCCGGTGGTGCAGGCTAAGGCGCCGGAGACCCGGCAGCGGCGCATCGACAAGGCCGTGGAGGCTCTGCAGGGCTGA
- the nagA gene encoding N-acetylglucosamine-6-phosphate deacetylase has protein sequence MEARRTLVRASHVVDAAGSTADGWVLLAGDVIEAVGAGPVGLDPVSPGRGPGADVEVVDLGDAVLTPGFVDLHGHGGGGAAYEDDTFDAALAVHRAHGTTRSVLSLVANPIPSLVASLDRIRAVAATDPLVLGVHLEGPFLSPHNKGAHNASFLLDPTPATVETLLEAGDGVLRQVTIAPELPGALDAVRRFTAAGVTVAVGHTVCSYDQARAAFDAGATLLTHACNAMPGLHHRAPGPIAAALEDDRVTLELILDGVHVHPAVARVLLRGAPGRVALITDAMGAAGSPDGSYALGSLAVTVTDGVARVAGTDTIAGSTLTQDQALRLAVSAAGVSLPDAVGALTAVPAAALGAGDRLGRIAPGYAADLVALSPGLDVLRVWGAGRELPTD, from the coding sequence CTGGAGGCGCGGCGCACGCTGGTCCGCGCGTCGCACGTCGTCGACGCGGCCGGGTCCACCGCCGACGGCTGGGTCCTGCTCGCGGGTGACGTGATCGAGGCGGTCGGGGCCGGCCCGGTGGGGCTCGACCCGGTCTCGCCCGGCCGCGGTCCGGGTGCGGACGTCGAGGTCGTCGACCTCGGCGACGCCGTCCTGACGCCCGGGTTCGTCGACCTGCACGGCCACGGCGGGGGTGGAGCCGCCTACGAGGACGACACGTTCGACGCCGCCCTCGCCGTGCACCGAGCGCACGGCACGACCCGGTCGGTGCTGTCCCTCGTCGCGAACCCGATCCCGTCCCTGGTGGCATCGCTCGACCGCATCCGTGCCGTCGCGGCCACCGACCCGCTCGTCCTCGGCGTGCACCTCGAGGGGCCGTTCCTCTCGCCGCACAACAAGGGCGCGCACAACGCCTCGTTCCTGCTCGACCCGACACCGGCCACCGTCGAGACCCTGCTCGAGGCCGGAGACGGTGTCCTCCGCCAGGTGACGATCGCGCCCGAGCTGCCGGGAGCGCTCGACGCCGTCCGCCGCTTCACCGCCGCCGGGGTCACCGTCGCCGTCGGGCACACCGTCTGCTCGTACGACCAGGCCCGGGCCGCGTTCGACGCCGGCGCCACCCTGCTCACGCACGCGTGCAACGCCATGCCGGGGCTGCACCACCGTGCGCCGGGACCGATCGCCGCCGCGCTCGAGGACGACCGGGTGACGCTCGAACTCATCCTCGACGGCGTGCACGTGCACCCCGCCGTCGCCCGTGTCCTGCTCCGCGGGGCGCCGGGACGGGTCGCGCTCATCACCGACGCGATGGGTGCCGCCGGGTCACCGGACGGCTCGTACGCGCTCGGGTCACTCGCCGTCACCGTGACCGACGGGGTCGCGCGCGTGGCGGGCACCGACACGATCGCGGGGTCGACGCTCACCCAGGACCAGGCCCTGCGGCTCGCGGTCTCGGCGGCGGGGGTCTCGCTGCCCGACGCCGTCGGTGCGCTCACCGCCGTCCCCGCTGCCGCGCTCGGGGCCGGGGACCGGCTCGGGCGGATCGCACCCGGGTACGCGGCGGACCTGGTGGCGCTGTCGCCAGGGCTCGACGTGCTGCGGGTGTGGGGCGCCGGGCGCGAGCTGCCGACCGACTGA
- a CDS encoding ABC transporter permease subunit, translating into MTTAPAAGPRTAGPAATSTAPTSDPAAGAGQPGTTAGHGSPGTSGPAATARRDAAPRVRRRPGLAWLGLTPFAAYVLLFLAVPAAIAVGSGFTTGDGAFTLANLAAFSDPSVLRAFGGSFGLSAVSAVIGAVVGAVVCWALAALDPDGLVRSLIDAAASVLAQFGGVMLAFAFIATIGAQGLVTTWLVSTLGVDINANGTFLYTVPGLVLPYVSFQVPLMVLTFMPALEGVKTQWGEAAATLGAPRGTYWRRVALPVLAPAFWGSLLLLFANAFSSFATAAALISQGGIVPLTIRAQLTSETVLGLQNVAGVLALGMVVVMAVVMGAYALLQRRAARWQR; encoded by the coding sequence ATGACGACGGCACCAGCGGCGGGGCCACGGACCGCGGGTCCGGCCGCCACGAGCACCGCACCCACGTCCGACCCCGCCGCCGGTGCCGGCCAGCCCGGCACGACCGCCGGGCACGGCAGCCCCGGCACGTCCGGACCGGCCGCGACCGCTCGCCGCGACGCGGCCCCCCGTGTCCGGCGTCGCCCCGGCCTCGCCTGGCTCGGGCTCACCCCCTTCGCCGCGTACGTCCTGCTGTTCCTCGCCGTCCCCGCCGCGATCGCGGTCGGCAGCGGGTTCACCACGGGCGACGGCGCGTTCACCCTCGCCAACCTCGCCGCGTTCTCCGACCCGTCCGTCCTCCGTGCGTTCGGCGGCTCGTTCGGCCTCTCGGCGGTCTCGGCCGTGATCGGTGCCGTCGTCGGGGCCGTCGTCTGCTGGGCGCTCGCCGCGCTCGACCCGGACGGGCTCGTCCGGTCCCTGATCGACGCCGCGGCGAGCGTGCTCGCGCAGTTCGGCGGCGTCATGCTCGCCTTCGCCTTCATCGCGACGATCGGCGCGCAGGGCCTCGTGACGACGTGGCTCGTGTCCACCCTCGGTGTCGACATCAACGCGAACGGCACGTTCCTGTACACGGTCCCCGGGCTCGTCCTGCCCTACGTCTCGTTCCAGGTCCCGCTGATGGTCCTCACGTTCATGCCCGCGCTCGAGGGCGTGAAGACCCAGTGGGGCGAGGCTGCGGCCACCCTCGGCGCCCCGCGCGGGACCTACTGGCGCCGGGTCGCGCTGCCGGTCCTCGCCCCGGCGTTCTGGGGATCGCTCCTGCTCCTGTTCGCGAACGCGTTCTCGTCCTTCGCGACGGCCGCCGCGCTCATCTCGCAGGGCGGCATCGTCCCGCTGACGATCCGCGCGCAGCTCACGAGCGAGACCGTCCTCGGCCTGCAGAACGTCGCCGGGGTGCTCGCGCTCGGCATGGTCGTGGTGATGGCGGTCGTGATGGGTGCCTACGCGCTGCTGCAGCGCCGGGCAGCACGGTGGCAGCGGTGA